A region of Cryptococcus decagattii chromosome 3, complete sequence DNA encodes the following proteins:
- a CDS encoding 40S ribosomal protein S1, whose protein sequence is MAVGKNKRLSKGKKGIKKKVVDPFSRKEWYDIKAPSFFENRNAGKTLVNRTQGLKNANDSLKGRVLELSLADLNNDQEQSFRKIKLRVEEVAGKNCLTSFYGMDFTTDKLRSIVRKWQSLVEAHVDVKTTDGYVLRLFAIGFTKRQSNQVKKTTYAQSSQLKEIRAKMVEIMRREAEGSDLKELVQKFVPESIGREIEKAAKGIYPLHNVYVRKAKIVKTPKIDMSKLLESHGEAMDANTGSKVVKSGEFVEPEILESV, encoded by the exons ATGGCTGTCGGCAAGAACAAGAGGCTTtcaaagggaaagaagggaatcaagaagaaggtcgTCGACCCCTTCTCCAGGAAGG AGTGGTACGACATCAAGGccccctccttcttcgaGAACCGAAACGCCGGGAAGACTCTTGTCAACCGAACCCAGGGTCTCA AGAACGCCAACGACTCTTTGAAGGGCCGAGTCCTCGAGCTTTCTCTCGCTGACCTCAACAACGACCAGGAGCAGTCTTTCAGGAAGATCAAGCTTAGGGTTGAGGAGGTTGCC GGCAAGAACTGCCTCACCTCTTTCTACGGCATGGACTTCACCACCGACAAGCTCCGATCCATTGTCCGAAAATGGCAATCCCTCGTCGAGGCTCACGTTGACGTCAAGACTACCGACGGCTACGTTCTCCGACTCTTCGCTATTGGTTTCACCAAGCGTCAATCCAACCAGGTCAAGAAGACCACCTACGCTCAGTCTTCCCAACTCAAGGAGATCAGGGCCAAGATGGTTGAGATTATGCGACGTGAGGCTGAGGGTAGCGACTTGAAGGAGTTGGTCCAGAAGTTTGTTCCGGAGTCTATCGGCAgggagattgagaaggCCGCCAAGGGCATCTACCCCCTCCACAACGTCTACGTCCGAAAGGCTAAGATCGTCAAGACCCCCAAGATCGACATGTCTAAACTCCTCGAATCACACGGTGAGGCCATGGAC GCCAACACTGGCTCCAAGGTTGTTAAGAGCGGTGAATTCGTCGAGCCCGAGATCCTCGAGTCCGTCTAA